In a single window of the Magnolia sinica isolate HGM2019 chromosome 7, MsV1, whole genome shotgun sequence genome:
- the LOC131250531 gene encoding putative disease resistance protein RGA3: MGNAERTHEIEGRETSSQVDKSAIVGRENDINEILRMLLNETSDVVNEVPIVISIVGMGGLGKTTLAQLAYNNGDVKRHLDIRMWVCVSNDFDVKQIAKSIIESATGSGCESLALSPLQDRLQGILQAKQFLLVPDDVWSNDSEKWDKLRVPFQAGKPGSRIIVTTRMEYVASTMGSSHIHKLLALSDDECWLLFNCRALEHQSAEEHLELEVIGREIVKKCGGVRLAAKKISSALRLRKTTREWEVVLGSEIWNSEGILPALWLSYQDLPPAMKQCFVYCSVFPKDRMIWKDRLVKLWAAQGFIRSEESGEIEEIGGLYSADLLRRLLLQDAELDDYKNIVICKMHDLVHDLAQFVSGSDCSTVEIRKQASSNLNNIRHSFLIFSDEAGEVASIPVTLFKAHKLRTLLRDSRISRVPQNLFHHLRYLRALDLSGARIQKLSRTIGRLKHLRYLDLSYTDIVELPEEVSNCINLQTLRLNRCEKLKKLPRGMRKMISLRHLEIICTFMLMYLPQGIGRLTGLRTLTEFIVGGGDEGCNCRELKYLNHLQGSLRIKGVGKVRSRDEAREAELDKKQHLHALTLKYGYDERLDDDEDVLEILKPHTNLKEFIIRSYKGSKLPKWIEDPVLSNLVKVKLMRCDKCNQLPGLGKLLSLIYLHIHSLKEVRKVGGEFSGDANNDGSGGVVSFPKLETLFFFKMPNWEEWELPEGDGQIMPSLVELRLKSCPKIKALPRNLPPLLQRLSLGISNDGLSLEAPLPIFLNLNHLEIWGNDELTSLPGGWLGQLKALQTLQINNCNWMESLPEELQNLTMLQQLRLASCRVLEERYQDGGEDRDKIANIPSIKIG, encoded by the coding sequence ATGGGGAATGCCGAGAGAACGCACGAAATTGAAGGGCGAGAAACAAGCTCCCAAGTGGACAAATCAGCCATTGTTGGAAGAGAAAATGATATAAATGAAATATTGAGGATGTTGCTAAATGAAACTAGTGATGTGGTAAACGAGGTGCCCATTGTCATTTCTATTGTTGGAATGGGGGGTTTGGGCAAGACCACCCTTGCTCAGCTCGCCTACAACAATGGGGATGTGAAGAGGCATTTGGACATCAGGATGTGGGTGTGTGTTTCCAACGATTTTGATGTGAAACAAATTGCGAAATCAATCATAGAATCTGCAACTGGGTCTGGTTGCGAGTCATTAGCCTTGTCCCCATTGCAGGATCGGCTTCAAGGTATATTGCAAGCAAAGCAATTCTTGCTTGTACCCGACGACGTTTGGAGCAATGACAGCGAGAAGTGGGACAAGCTGAGAGTTCCCTTTCAAGCTGGTAAACCTGGGAGTCGAATCATCGTGACCACTCGTATGGAATATGTTGCATCAACAATGGGAAGCTCTCACATACACAAACTGCTGGCCTTATCAGATGATGAATGCTGGTTATTGTTCAACTGTAGAGCGCTCGAGCATCAGAGTGCAGAGGAGCATTTGGAGCTAGAAGTGATTGGAAGGGAAATTGTAAAGAAGTGTGGAGGGGTGCGTCTCGCAGCAAAGAAAATATCAAGTGCCTTGCGCCTGAGAAAGACAACAAGGGAGTGGGAGGTTGTCTTGGGTAGCGAGATATGGAATTCAGAAGGCATTTTACCAGCTTTGTGGCTAAGCTACCAAGACTTGCCTCCTGCTATGAAGCAGTGTTTCGTGTATTGCTCTGTTTTTCCTAAAGATAGGATGATATGGAAGGATAGGCTAGTCAAGTTATGGGCAGCACAAGGTTTCATCCGTTCTGAGGAAAGCGGAGAGATTGAGGAGATTGGTGGGCTGTATTCTGCTGATTTATTAAGACGCTTATTGCTCCAAGATGCAGAACTTGACGATTACAAGAACATAGTCATttgcaagatgcatgatttagttcatgATCTTGCACAATTTGTTTCAGGAAGTGACtgttcaacggtggagatcagaAAACAAGCCTCATCAAACCTAAACAATATCCGCcattcttttttaattttcagtGATGAAGCTGGTGAAGTGGCTTCCATTCCGGTCACGTTATTTAAGGCCCACAAGTTGCGGACGTTGCTACGAGACTCAAGAATCTCCAGGGTTCCACAGAATTTATTTCATCATTTGAGATACCTTAGGGCATTGGACTTGAGTGGTGCTCGCATTCAGAAATTGTCTCGAACAATAGGACGGTTGAAACACCTGAGATATCTTGATTTATCTTACACAGACATAGTGGAGCTGCCAGAGGAGGTGAGTAATTGCATAAATTTACAGACCCTGAGACTCAACCGCTGTGAAAAGCTAAAAAAACTTCCTAGAGGGATGAGAAAAATGATTAGCCTAAGACATCTAGAAATAATATGCACTTTCATGCTGATGTACTTACCGCAGGGTATTGGAAGACTAACTGGCCTTCGGACATTAACAGAGTTCATTGTGGGAGGTGGTGATGAAGGATGTAATTGCAGAGAACTGAAATACCTCAATCATCTTCAAGGAAGTCTTCGAATTAAAGGCGTGGGAAAAGTCAGGAGCAGGGATGAAGCTAGGGAGGCAGAACTGGATAAGAAGCAGCACCTTCATGCTCTAACCTTGAAATATGGATATGATGAAcgattggatgatgatgaggacgTGCTTGAAATCCTCAAGCCCCACACAAACTTGAAAGAGTTTATAATACGGTCTTACAAAGGTTCCAAGCTTCCCAAGTGGATAGAGGATCCAGTGCTCTCTAATCTAGTCAAGGTGAAACTCATGCGCTGTGACAAGTGTAATCAGCTGCCAGGTCTTGGGAAACTACTGTCCCTTATATACCTTCACATACATTCATTGAAGGAAGTGAGAAAGGTGGGTGGCGAGTTTAGTGGGGATGCTAACAATGATGGAAGTGGTGGTGTTGTCTCATTCCCCAAGCTGGAGaccctcttcttcttcaaaaTGCCAAATTGGGAGGAGTGGGAATTGCCAGAGGGAGATGGACAGATTATGCCATCACTTGTAGAATTAAGATTAAAATCGTGCCCAAAGATAAAGGCGTTGCCACGCAACCTTCCGCCTCTCCTCCAGAGGCTGAGTTTAGGAATAAGTAATGATGGATTGTCATTAGAAGCACCCTTACCCATCTTCCTCAACCTTAACCATTTGGAGATTTGGGGTAATGATGAGCTAACATCACTACCTGGTGGTTggttgggacaactcaaagccctccaaactctGCAAATCAACAATTGTAACTGGATGGAGTCTCTACCAGAAGAGTTGCAAAACCTCACCATGCTTCAACAATTGAGGCTTGCATCCTGTCGAGTCTTAGAAGAGCGCTATCAAGATGGAGGAGAAGATCGGGACAAGattgccaacatcccaagtatcAAAATTGGTTGA
- the LOC131250532 gene encoding putative disease resistance protein RGA3, whose product MLLNETSDVVNEVPIVISIVGMGGLGKTTLAQLTYNNGDVKRHFDIRMWVCVSNDFDVKQIAKSIIKSVTGSGCESLALSPLQDRLQGILQAKQFLLVPDDVWCNDSEKWDKLRVPFQAGKPGSRIIMTTRMEYVASTMGSSHIHKLLALSDDECWLLFNCRALEHQSAEERLELEVIGREIVKKCGGVRLAAKTISSALRLRKTTREWEVVLGSEIWNSEGILPALWLSYQDLPPAM is encoded by the coding sequence ATGTTGCTAAATGAAACTAGTGATGTGGTAAACGAGGTGCCAATTGTCATTTCTATTGTTGGAATGGGGGGTCTGGGCAAGACCACCCTTGCTCAGCTCACCTACAACAATGGGGATGTGAAGAGGCATTTCGACATCAGGATGTGGGTGTGTGTTTCCAACGATTTTGATGTGAAACAAATTGCGAAATCAATCATAAAATCTGTAACTGGGTCTGGTTGCGAGTCATTAGCCTTGTCCCCATTGCAGGATCGGCTTCAAGGTATATTGCAAGCAAAGCAATTCTTGCTTGTACCCGACGACGTTTGGTGCAATGACAGCGAGAAGTGGGACAAGCTGAGAGTTCCCTTTCAAGCTGGTAAACCTGGGAGTCGAATCATCATGACCACTCGTATGGAATATGTTGCATCAACAATGGGAAGCTCTCACATACACAAACTGCTAGCCTTATCAGATGATGAATGCTGGTTATTGTTCAACTGTAGAGCGCTCGAGCATCAGAGTGCAGAAGAGCGTTTGGAGCTAGAAGTGATTGGAAGGGAAATTGTAAAGAAGTGTGGAGGGGTGCGTCTCGCAGCAAAGACAATATCAAGTGCCTTGCGCCTGAGAAAGACAACAAGGGAGTGGGAGGTTGTCTTGGGTAGCGAGATATGGAACTCAGAAGGCATTTTACCAGCTTTGTGGCTAAGCTACCAAGACTTGCCTCCTGCTATGTGA